The genomic DNA CCGGGTGGGCGTCGATGTCGTGGATGTCGATGTCGATGTCGAACGGCACCGTCTCGTAGCCGGGCCACGGCGCGACCGCCTGGGGCGGGATCCCGGTCTCCTCGTGCAGTTCCCGCAGCGCGGTCCCGGCCAGGGACTCGTCAGAGGGCTCGGCGTGTCCGCCGGGGACGAGGACCTTCCCGCTCGACCGGTGCCGAACGTGCAGGACGCGGCCGAGCGGGTCGAGGACGATCGCGCCGCAGGTGACATGTCCGGTGAGGGTGGAGCGGCCGGCGATGTCGGTGGGACGTTCGAGGGCGTCCAACAGTTCGCGGAGCCGCTCGATTTCGTGAGGGTGACGAGCGAGGTAAGTCTCGACGGCGGTGCGGATGTGGTCGTGCGACAGCGGCATGGGGCTACCTCGGGGGACGTGGAGCGGGACGAGTCGAGGCGGAGCGGGGTACGGGTCAGTTCGGTTCGGCTCAGCCGCGTCTCCTCCGCCGGCATCCCCTCGGCAGGGCGCCCCGCGGGCCGTGGTCCGGCCGTCTGGTGCAGCGCGGTATGGGCCATGGTGGAATGGTCCCGCACGAGCAACTCCTATGGGTCACTTCTGGACTCTGCCGATCTGTGCGGGCACCGTGTCGGGGCCGTGCCGGTCCTGAAGGCCGGCTGACGCAGCGTCCGTCCGACACGGCTGCCGACGACTGCCGCGGGTCGGGACGTGCGCAGCACTGCTGGACGCCGTCCTCGGCCCCGGTGACTGAGTCAGGGCCTCGCGGGCCGGAGTCCGCGGCCGTACACCCGCTGCCGCGAGAACGCCGTGACGGGGTCACTCCGACGTGTCACGGGGCAACAGGATGCGGAAGGTGGCGCCGGCACCCGGCGAGGTGTGGAGGTCGACGTGGCCGTTGTGGGCGCGTACCAGGGAGTCGACGATGGCCAGCCCCAGACCGGCGCCGCCCTCTCCCGTGCGGGCGCGGGCCCGGTCGGCGCGGTAGAAGCGGCTGAAGACCCGCTCGGCCTGGTCGCCCGTCATCCCCGGACCTTCGTCCGCGAACTCCAGGACGGCGTACTCGCCCTCGGTGCCGACCCCGATGCGGACCGGCGTGCCGGGCGGCGTGTGGGCGACGGCGTTGCCGACGAGGTTGGAGGTGACCCGGCGCAGCCGGGCCTCGTCGCCGAGGACGGGGGCGGCACCGGACCGTCCGCCACCCAGGCCGGTGAGGCCGACGGGCCGCCCCGGGTCGAGGGCGCGCAGGTCGTGCAGCGCGTCGACGGCCAGGGTGCGCAGGTCCATCGGCGTGAAGTCCAGTGGGAGCGCGGCGGCGGTGCCGTGCTCGTCGAGCCGGGCGAGCAGCAGGAGTTCCTCCACCATGTCGACCAGACGGGCGGCCTCCCGCTCGATCCGGCCCATCGAGGTGTCGACGTCGGCACGCTCGGGCATGCCGCCCATCCGGTACAGCTCGGTGAATCCCTTGATGCCGGCGAGCGGGGTGCGCAGTTCGTGGCTGGCGTCGGCGATGAACCGGCGCATACGCCGTTCGGAGTCGGCACGGGCGGCGTCGCCCGCCTCGATCCGGTCCAGCATGCCGTTGAGCGCGGTGGACAGCCTGTCCAGCTCCGTGTGCGGGGCGGCCAGCTGCGGAACCCGGCTGGAGAGGTCGCCGGACGCGATCGCGGCAGCGGTGGTCTCGATACGGCGCAACGGCCTCAGACCGGCCCGTACCGCGAACCACCCGGCGAACCCCAGAAGCGCCAGGACGACCGTGTCGAGCACCAGGACCCGGCCGGCGAGGTGCCACACGGCGTCGTCGACCTCGCCG from Streptomyces sp. CB09001 includes the following:
- a CDS encoding HAMP domain-containing sensor histidine kinase codes for the protein MKNALPFRVRGLSLRGRLLLITVALLVAALLGSTGIAVDQLRRGLVEQLDERLRGVAEVTARLPALPRAVGEEDAPLVRDTVETQWVRDVYVTYLTPDGRIERVVRPAVREPPALPRLDSPAVAERSGRAFTARGGGGTGDWRVIAVPRAAEQGDRGGSVVAAGSLGEVDDAVWHLAGRVLVLDTVVLALLGFAGWFAVRAGLRPLRRIETTAAAIASGDLSSRVPQLAAPHTELDRLSTALNGMLDRIEAGDAARADSERRMRRFIADASHELRTPLAGIKGFTELYRMGGMPERADVDTSMGRIEREAARLVDMVEELLLLARLDEHGTAAALPLDFTPMDLRTLAVDALHDLRALDPGRPVGLTGLGGGRSGAAPVLGDEARLRRVTSNLVGNAVAHTPPGTPVRIGVGTEGEYAVLEFADEGPGMTGDQAERVFSRFYRADRARARTGEGGAGLGLAIVDSLVRAHNGHVDLHTSPGAGATFRILLPRDTSE